In a single window of the Bradyrhizobium erythrophlei genome:
- a CDS encoding acyl-homoserine-lactone synthase yields MSLMHVMRTQMIRIVTKDNAERNVRNLYQMHRLRKAVFKDRLGWDVTVSGELEFDQYDALGPSYLLSIDRYGTLNGCVRLLPTTGPNMLRDIFPYFVTKAAVPRGERVWEASRFAVSGNAATVETGLSQTTYDLLIGVLKFGLSNGIGTIACVVDVRMERILRRAGWQLERLGAAHRIGNTIALAGQLAVSAQILRQLEARAGLAHAAAA; encoded by the coding sequence ATGTCCCTAATGCACGTGATGAGGACGCAGATGATAAGAATTGTCACAAAAGACAACGCAGAACGTAACGTCAGAAATTTGTATCAAATGCATCGCCTGCGGAAGGCGGTCTTCAAGGATCGCCTCGGCTGGGACGTCACCGTAAGCGGCGAGCTCGAGTTCGACCAATACGACGCCTTGGGGCCGAGCTATCTGCTCTCGATCGACAGATACGGAACCCTCAACGGTTGCGTCCGCCTGCTGCCGACGACCGGCCCGAATATGCTTCGCGACATCTTTCCGTATTTTGTGACCAAGGCGGCCGTGCCTCGCGGCGAACGGGTGTGGGAAGCCAGCCGATTTGCCGTGAGCGGGAACGCCGCCACGGTTGAAACAGGACTGTCACAAACGACCTACGACCTGCTGATCGGCGTTCTGAAATTCGGCCTGTCAAACGGCATAGGCACGATCGCCTGTGTTGTCGACGTGCGAATGGAACGAATCCTGAGGCGCGCTGGCTGGCAACTCGAGCGCCTCGGTGCCGCGCACCGAATCGGCAACACCATCGCCTTGGCCGGACAGCTTGCCGTGTCCGCGCAAATCCTTCGACAGCTTGAAGCACGTGCCGGACTCGCGCACGCAGCCGCAGCCTGA
- a CDS encoding MbtH family protein: protein MSNPFDDQGGAFVVLINDRGEHSLWPAAAGIPAGWSTAFEQNRRQACIEYINENWTDMRPRTGAGIQPA from the coding sequence GTGAGCAACCCTTTCGACGATCAAGGCGGCGCCTTCGTCGTCCTGATCAATGACCGAGGTGAACACTCGCTCTGGCCTGCAGCCGCCGGAATTCCGGCCGGCTGGTCCACCGCCTTCGAGCAGAACCGCCGCCAGGCCTGCATCGAATACATCAATGAGAACTGGACGGACATGCGTCCGAGAACCGGCGCCGGCATCCAACCGGCATAG
- a CDS encoding non-ribosomal peptide synthetase, whose amino-acid sequence MDAINDSSQLLPLTAAQAGMWFAQKFSSPDSIFNLAESIEIHGPIDPVLFELALRQAGSEAETVRVRFIEQSDGPRQLISPVLITTFPFIDVSSEPDPRATAESWMMAELTRPVDLLTGPLWVCALFKAAPDRYFWYHRSHHIVMDGFTGGLFARRVAGIYSALVEGRSPEEATFGPLARLLEEETRYRSSERFARDRQYWLKHFADRPAALSLADQRRQNAGGLLRHTTHLSAESVKALRATAQVSGASLPQIMIAAVAAYLYRMTGAEDLVIGLPVAARPKGGLRSVPGMVANAVPLRLAMSPGMNATSLIREVGRQVREAIRHQSYRYEDLRRDLNLLPTNQHLFTTVINIEPFDYDLRFAGHPATTHNLSNGSADDLAMFVYDRGDGKGLRIDFDANPALYSAKDLADHQQRLVRLVEAIVRDPDRPIGGMDILDPAERGRVLVEWNDTARAVPPTTLPVLVEAQVAQRGDATALVSEDATLTYAALNARANRLAHLLIAQGAGPEQIVALALPRSAEQIVGLLAIVKSGAAYLPLDPDYPADRLAFMLADARPVCLVTSDAIAQRLPENAPRLVLDDPDTAGILARQPDTNPGDHDRTAPLTPLNAAYVIYTSGSTGTPKAVVVSQGGLLNHMLWMMREYPLSAEDQVLSRTSVSFDAAGWEIWLPLLSGSVLDVAPAHVARDPQQLIDYIKRQGITVAQFVPSLLAATSELISPADTHCLTRVFAGGEALTSNLATEVTSAWNVRLVNLYGPTETTIQVTSWSWHHDGDGQFVPIGRPIWNTRVYVLDDGLQPVPVGVAGELYIAGSGLARGYLNRPGLTAERFVADPFGPPGSRMYRTGDRARWRPEGTLHFLGRADHQVKIRGFRIEPGEIEATLGQHDGVAQAAVVAREDRPGDKRLVGYVVPAAGHAPDATMLRQHLARTLPDYMVPAAFVVLDALPLTPSGKLDRNALPAPDQQPGTEYTPPRTTTEKVLAGLWAETFGLERVGIHDNFFDLGGHSLLVTHLISKIRAAFDVELPLGTLFEVSTIAGLAERLDQAQAAARPALRPGPRPEVIPLSFAQRRLWFLNHLEGQSPRYNLTLALRIRGTLDQTALESALADLVERHESLRTVFPETAGIPRQLILDTEIARPILAVAAITEAELPQALTAAASRGFDLAVEPPLRVDLFVLKPHEQVLLLLVHHIAGDGASLGPLGRDLAAAYAARSEGSAPVFARLPLQYADYALWQHALLGNEDDPESPIARQLAYWKAALHGLPEQLELPVDRPRPAVSSHHGDTVAFEIAPELHQRLLMLAREQQASLFMVLQAGLAALLTRLGVGTDIPIGSPIAGRTDHTLDELIGFFVNTVVLRTDTAGNPSFRELLDRVRATDLDAYANQDLPFERIVEAINPARSLSRHPLFQVMLAFQSAGALSLDMPGLSVAAQPMSSGVAKFDLALILTESRVTQGMSGGIEGTIEYSTDLFERKTVEAIAARLVRLFESAIADPDLPIGGIDILDPAERGRVLVEWNDTARAVPPTTLPALIEAQVAQRGDATALVGEDATLTYAALNARANRLAHLLIAQGAGPEQIVALALPRSVEQIVGLLAIVKSGAAYLPLDPDYPADRLAFMLADARPVCLVTSDAIAQRLPENAPRLVLDDPDTAGILARQPDTNPGDHDRTAPLTPLNAAYVIYTSGSTGTPKAVVVSHIGMTSLAGAQIERLGITADSRVLQFSSSSFDASIMELLMAFPAGAALVVPQAGLIAGEILADTLTRYAVSHALIPPAVLAGMPTEGLEQFGTLIVGGDACPPDLVARWSEGRRMVNAYGPTETTICATMSMPLSGAAEPPIGRPIWNTRVYVLDDGLQPVPVGVAGELYIAGSGLARGYLNRPGLTAERFVADPFGPPGSRMYRTGDRARWRPEGTLHFLGRADHQVKIRGFRIEPGEIEATLGQHDGVAQAAVVAREDRPGDKRLVGYVVPAAGHAPDAAMLRQHLARTLPDYMVPAAFVVLDALPLTPSGKLDRNALPAPDQQPGTEYTPPRTAKEEKLCALFADTLGLARVGIDDNFFDLGGHSLLAIRLGRRIRNEIRSDFPITAVYTTPVVRDLAAMLDLDGPSDGAPDLSRDIFLPSHIKLTGARAPNKPKRIFLTGATGFVGSHLLSTLLQETDAHIFCHVRAADRRSAETRLRQALDKRKLSACWDERRIEVLIGNLGHPALGLDEKGTRIVRDECDAIYHCGANVEFLHHYAALKPANVDSVLTLLDWTANGRPKRLHYVSTLAVIDKFQSGPVSEQTDLTSWQGLAGGYSQSKWVGDTLARRAQARGLPVSIYRLSSVTGDRISGICNETDLIWRLVRLYVELGVIPDLDLLLNMTPADDVARAIVRLAGREASRDSVYHLMNSEPLHVQEVPRVFHRLGLRLELVSLDRWMDIARRRLEETQDDDLAAVLSILSKEDTSRSHPEIASDFTQQQLAAVGAPIGPVSPVLLERYFASLRLPEVVPDARVPATAK is encoded by the coding sequence GTGGACGCGATCAACGACTCTTCACAGCTGCTGCCGCTGACCGCCGCGCAGGCGGGCATGTGGTTCGCGCAGAAATTCAGCTCGCCGGATTCGATATTCAATCTTGCCGAGTCCATAGAAATTCACGGACCGATTGATCCTGTGCTGTTCGAGCTGGCCTTGCGGCAAGCCGGAAGCGAGGCGGAAACCGTGCGGGTACGGTTCATCGAGCAGAGCGATGGACCTCGACAGCTGATTTCCCCCGTATTGATTACGACCTTTCCGTTCATCGATGTCAGCTCCGAGCCAGATCCGCGGGCGACGGCAGAAAGCTGGATGATGGCGGAGTTGACCAGACCGGTCGACCTGCTGACAGGGCCGCTTTGGGTCTGCGCCTTGTTCAAGGCCGCGCCGGACCGCTATTTCTGGTACCATCGCAGTCATCACATCGTCATGGACGGCTTTACCGGCGGCCTGTTCGCCCGACGCGTCGCCGGCATATACAGTGCGTTAGTCGAGGGACGCTCTCCCGAAGAGGCCACGTTCGGTCCATTGGCGCGCCTGCTTGAAGAAGAGACCAGATATCGAAGCTCCGAACGATTTGCGCGCGACCGCCAATATTGGTTGAAGCATTTTGCTGATCGGCCGGCCGCGCTCAGTCTCGCCGACCAGCGACGGCAAAATGCCGGTGGCCTGCTCCGCCATACGACCCATCTTTCCGCCGAAAGCGTGAAGGCGCTGCGCGCGACAGCGCAGGTCAGTGGCGCAAGTCTGCCTCAGATCATGATCGCCGCGGTCGCAGCTTATCTCTATCGCATGACAGGGGCTGAAGATCTGGTCATTGGTCTGCCGGTGGCGGCCCGACCCAAGGGGGGCCTGCGCAGCGTTCCCGGCATGGTTGCGAACGCCGTGCCGCTGCGTTTGGCCATGAGTCCCGGCATGAACGCGACGTCGCTCATTCGCGAGGTTGGACGGCAAGTCCGCGAGGCGATTCGGCATCAGTCCTACAGGTACGAGGATCTCAGGCGGGACCTCAACCTGCTTCCCACCAATCAGCATCTCTTTACGACCGTCATCAATATCGAGCCGTTCGACTACGATCTCCGCTTTGCCGGCCATCCCGCGACGACGCACAACTTGTCGAATGGCTCGGCCGACGACCTTGCCATGTTCGTCTACGACCGCGGCGATGGAAAAGGCCTGCGGATTGATTTCGATGCCAATCCAGCGCTCTACAGCGCGAAGGATCTCGCCGATCATCAGCAACGTCTTGTGAGGCTTGTTGAGGCGATTGTACGCGATCCTGATCGGCCGATTGGCGGCATGGACATTCTCGATCCGGCGGAGCGGGGCAGGGTGCTGGTGGAGTGGAATGACACCGCGCGCGCGGTGCCACCGACGACCTTGCCGGTGCTGGTAGAGGCTCAGGTCGCGCAGCGCGGTGACGCCACCGCGCTGGTGAGCGAGGACGCCACGCTGACCTACGCCGCACTCAACGCCCGCGCCAACCGGCTCGCGCATCTGCTGATCGCGCAAGGCGCCGGCCCCGAGCAGATCGTCGCCCTTGCCCTGCCGCGCTCGGCCGAGCAGATCGTCGGCCTGCTCGCCATCGTCAAGAGCGGCGCCGCCTATCTGCCGCTCGACCCCGATTATCCCGCCGACCGTCTCGCCTTCATGCTCGCCGACGCCAGGCCGGTGTGCCTCGTCACCAGCGATGCCATCGCCCAGCGCCTGCCGGAGAACGCCCCGCGCCTTGTGCTGGATGATCCCGACACCGCCGGCATCCTCGCCCGCCAGCCCGACACCAACCCGGGCGACCACGACCGCACCGCGCCGCTCACCCCGCTCAACGCCGCCTACGTCATCTACACTTCCGGCTCCACCGGAACCCCCAAAGCCGTCGTCGTCTCGCAAGGCGGGCTCCTCAATCACATGCTGTGGATGATGAGGGAATACCCGCTGAGCGCAGAGGATCAGGTGCTGTCTCGGACGTCGGTCAGCTTTGATGCCGCGGGTTGGGAGATATGGCTGCCACTGCTTTCAGGTTCTGTGCTGGACGTTGCGCCAGCGCATGTCGCTCGCGATCCGCAGCAGTTGATCGACTATATCAAGCGTCAGGGCATTACCGTTGCTCAGTTCGTGCCATCGCTGCTTGCAGCAACATCCGAACTCATCAGTCCGGCCGACACGCATTGCCTCACGCGCGTCTTCGCCGGCGGGGAGGCGCTGACTTCGAATCTCGCAACAGAAGTGACGTCGGCCTGGAATGTCCGACTGGTCAATCTCTACGGTCCGACCGAGACAACGATTCAGGTGACGTCGTGGTCTTGGCACCACGACGGGGATGGTCAATTCGTGCCGATTGGGCGTCCGATCTGGAACACGCGGGTCTATGTCCTGGACGATGGCTTGCAGCCGGTGCCGGTCGGAGTGGCGGGCGAACTCTATATCGCCGGCAGCGGTCTGGCGCGCGGCTACCTCAACCGTCCGGGCCTGACCGCCGAACGCTTCGTCGCCGATCCGTTCGGACCGCCGGGCAGCCGCATGTACCGCACCGGCGATCGTGCGCGCTGGCGGCCCGAGGGCACGCTGCATTTTCTCGGCCGTGCCGACCATCAGGTCAAGATCCGCGGCTTCCGCATCGAGCCCGGCGAGATCGAGGCCACGCTCGGTCAGCATGACGGCGTTGCCCAGGCTGCGGTGGTCGCCCGCGAAGACCGTCCCGGCGACAAGCGCCTCGTCGGCTATGTCGTCCCCGCCGCCGGTCATGCGCCGGACGCCACGATGCTGCGCCAGCATCTCGCGCGCACCCTGCCGGACTACATGGTCCCCGCCGCGTTCGTCGTGCTCGACGCGCTGCCGCTCACCCCCAGCGGCAAGCTCGATCGCAACGCCCTGCCGGCTCCCGACCAGCAACCCGGCACCGAATACACCCCACCGCGGACAACGACCGAGAAGGTGCTGGCCGGCCTCTGGGCCGAGACGTTCGGGCTTGAGCGCGTAGGCATCCACGACAACTTCTTCGACCTCGGCGGTCACTCGCTGCTCGTCACGCATCTGATCTCGAAAATCCGTGCTGCTTTCGATGTCGAGTTGCCGCTTGGTACGCTGTTCGAAGTTTCCACCATCGCCGGGTTGGCCGAACGGCTCGATCAGGCCCAGGCGGCGGCACGGCCGGCGCTTCGGCCAGGGCCGCGTCCAGAGGTAATCCCGCTCTCCTTCGCGCAACGTCGGTTATGGTTCCTCAACCATCTCGAAGGACAAAGCCCGCGCTATAATCTCACGCTCGCGCTCCGCATTCGCGGGACCCTCGACCAGACTGCCCTCGAATCAGCACTCGCCGATTTGGTCGAGCGGCATGAGAGTCTGCGCACCGTCTTTCCGGAAACGGCGGGCATACCGCGCCAGTTGATCCTTGATACGGAAATCGCCCGGCCCATCCTCGCGGTGGCGGCCATCACCGAGGCCGAGCTTCCGCAGGCGCTCACCGCGGCCGCGAGCCGCGGCTTCGATCTCGCCGTCGAACCGCCGCTCCGCGTCGACCTCTTCGTCCTCAAGCCGCACGAGCAGGTTCTGTTGCTGCTCGTTCACCATATCGCCGGCGACGGAGCATCGCTCGGGCCGCTGGGTCGTGATCTCGCTGCCGCGTATGCCGCGCGTAGTGAAGGCAGCGCGCCTGTCTTCGCGCGGCTGCCCCTGCAATATGCCGACTATGCGCTTTGGCAGCACGCGCTGCTGGGTAATGAAGATGATCCGGAAAGTCCGATAGCGCGTCAGCTGGCGTACTGGAAGGCGGCGCTGCATGGCCTGCCGGAGCAACTGGAACTGCCGGTTGATCGTCCTCGGCCAGCTGTTTCCAGCCATCATGGCGATACTGTCGCCTTCGAGATCGCGCCTGAACTGCACCAGCGCCTGCTGATGCTGGCGCGCGAGCAGCAGGCCAGCCTCTTCATGGTGCTCCAGGCCGGCCTCGCCGCACTGCTTACGCGGCTCGGCGTGGGCACGGACATCCCGATCGGCAGCCCGATCGCGGGGCGAACCGATCACACGCTCGACGAGCTGATCGGATTTTTCGTGAACACCGTGGTGCTGCGCACCGACACCGCCGGCAATCCCAGCTTCCGCGAACTGCTGGATCGCGTACGCGCCACGGATCTCGACGCCTACGCAAATCAGGATTTGCCGTTCGAGCGCATCGTCGAGGCTATCAACCCGGCACGGTCTCTGAGCCGTCACCCGCTGTTCCAGGTGATGCTGGCGTTCCAGAGCGCGGGCGCGCTCAGCCTCGATATGCCCGGCCTCTCCGTTGCCGCGCAACCGATGAGCAGCGGCGTGGCCAAATTCGACCTCGCGCTGATCTTGACGGAGAGTCGCGTTACGCAGGGCATGTCGGGTGGGATCGAAGGCACAATCGAATACAGCACGGATCTGTTCGAGCGGAAAACCGTCGAAGCCATCGCCGCGCGTCTGGTGCGCCTGTTCGAATCCGCAATCGCCGATCCTGATCTGCCGATTGGCGGCATAGACATTCTCGACCCGGCGGAGCGGGGCAGGGTGCTGGTGGAGTGGAATGACACCGCGCGCGCGGTGCCACCGACGACCTTGCCGGCGCTGATCGAGGCTCAGGTCGCGCAGCGCGGTGACGCCACCGCGCTGGTGGGTGAGGACGCCACGCTGACCTACGCCGCGCTCAACGCCCGCGCCAACCGGCTCGCGCATCTGCTGATCGCGCAAGGCGCCGGCCCCGAGCAGATCGTCGCCCTTGCCCTGCCGCGCTCGGTCGAGCAGATCGTCGGCCTGCTCGCCATCGTCAAGAGCGGCGCCGCCTATCTGCCGCTCGACCCCGATTATCCCGCTGACCGTCTCGCCTTCATGCTCGCCGACGCCAGGCCGGTGTGCCTCGTCACCAGCGATGCCATCGCCCAGCGCCTGCCGGAGAACGCCCCGCGCCTTGTGTTGGATGATCCCGACACCGCCGGCATCCTCGCCCGCCAGCCCGACACCAACCCGGGCGACCACGACCGCACCGCGCCGCTCACCCCGCTCAACGCCGCCTACGTCATCTACACTTCCGGCTCCACCGGAACCCCCAAAGCCGTCGTCGTCTCGCATATCGGCATGACGAGCCTCGCCGGAGCCCAGATCGAGCGGCTCGGCATCACTGCCGACTCGCGCGTCCTGCAATTCTCCTCGTCCAGTTTCGACGCTTCGATCATGGAACTGCTGATGGCGTTCCCTGCTGGGGCGGCGCTGGTCGTCCCGCAGGCCGGCCTCATCGCCGGCGAGATCCTTGCCGATACGCTGACCCGGTACGCCGTCAGCCATGCGCTTATTCCCCCAGCGGTTCTCGCGGGCATGCCGACCGAGGGGCTCGAGCAATTCGGCACTCTGATCGTCGGCGGCGATGCCTGTCCGCCCGATCTGGTCGCGCGCTGGTCGGAAGGGCGGCGGATGGTCAACGCGTATGGACCAACCGAAACGACGATTTGCGCCACCATGAGCATGCCGCTCTCCGGCGCGGCGGAGCCGCCGATTGGGCGTCCGATCTGGAATACGCGGGTCTATGTCCTGGACGATGGCTTGCAGCCGGTGCCGGTCGGAGTGGCGGGCGAACTCTATATCGCCGGCAGCGGTCTGGCGCGCGGCTACCTCAACCGTCCGGGCCTGACCGCCGAACGCTTCGTCGCCGATCCGTTCGGACCGCCGGGCAGCCGCATGTACCGCACCGGCGATCGTGCGCGCTGGCGGCCCGAGGGCACACTGCATTTTCTCGGCCGTGCCGACCACCAGGTCAAGATCCGCGGCTTCCGCATCGAGCCCGGCGAGATCGAGGCCACGCTCGGTCAGCATGACGGCGTTGCCCAGGCTGCGGTGGTCGCCCGCGAAGACCGTCCCGGCGACAAGCGCCTCGTCGGCTATGTCGTCCCCGCCGCCGGTCATGCGCCGGACGCCGCGATGCTGCGCCAGCATCTCGCGCGCACCCTGCCGGACTACATGGTCCCCGCCGCGTTCGTCGTGCTCGACGCGCTGCCGCTCACCCCCAGCGGCAAGCTCGATCGCAACGCCCTGCCGGCTCCCGACCAGCAACCCGGCACCGAATACACCCCACCGCGGACAGCAAAGGAGGAGAAGCTCTGCGCGCTATTCGCCGATACGCTCGGACTCGCGCGCGTGGGTATCGATGACAACTTCTTCGACCTCGGCGGCCATTCGCTGCTCGCGATCCGCCTCGGCCGTCGCATCCGCAACGAGATCCGGTCGGACTTCCCGATCACGGCGGTTTATACGACGCCTGTCGTCAGGGACCTTGCGGCGATGCTCGACCTCGATGGACCTTCGGACGGCGCCCCGGACCTGTCCCGCGACATCTTCCTGCCGTCACACATCAAGCTGACCGGCGCGCGCGCGCCGAACAAGCCCAAGCGCATTTTCCTGACCGGAGCCACCGGCTTCGTCGGCAGTCATCTTCTCTCCACGCTGCTCCAGGAGACCGACGCGCATATCTTCTGCCACGTTCGTGCCGCGGACCGGCGATCCGCCGAGACCCGCTTGCGGCAGGCGCTCGACAAGCGAAAGCTTTCGGCGTGCTGGGACGAGCGCCGTATCGAGGTTTTGATCGGAAATCTCGGACATCCGGCACTCGGACTCGATGAGAAGGGAACCCGCATTGTGCGTGACGAGTGCGACGCGATCTATCATTGCGGCGCGAACGTGGAATTCCTTCATCATTATGCCGCGCTAAAGCCCGCCAATGTGGACAGCGTCCTCACGCTGCTCGATTGGACCGCGAATGGACGACCAAAGAGACTGCACTATGTTTCCACCCTTGCGGTGATCGACAAGTTCCAGTCCGGCCCGGTGTCCGAACAGACCGACCTCACCTCGTGGCAGGGGCTCGCGGGCGGGTATAGCCAAAGCAAGTGGGTGGGCGACACGCTCGCCCGCCGCGCACAGGCTCGCGGCCTGCCGGTGTCGATCTATCGGCTGAGCAGCGTCACTGGCGATCGCATCAGTGGAATCTGCAACGAGACGGATCTGATCTGGCGACTTGTCCGGCTCTATGTCGAACTGGGGGTGATTCCCGACCTGGATCTTCTGCTGAACATGACGCCTGCCGATGACGTCGCGCGGGCGATCGTCCGGCTCGCGGGCCGCGAAGCGTCCAGAGATAGCGTCTATCACCTCATGAACAGCGAGCCGCTACATGTGCAGGAGGTCCCGCGGGTCTTTCATCGACTCGGCCTGCGGCTCGAGCTCGTGTCGCTCGATCGATGGATGGACATTGCGCGACGGCGGCTTGAGGAAACGCAGGACGACGATCTCGCAGCTGTCCTGTCGATTTTGTCAAAAGAGGACACGTCGCGATCGCATCCCGAGATCGCATCGGACTTCACGCAGCAACAATTGGCTGCGGTGGGCGCGCCGATCGGTCCCGTCAGCCCCGTTCTTCTCGAACGTTATTTTGCCAGCTTGCGGCTCCCGGAAGTTGTGCCCGACGCTCGGGTGCCGGCCACCGCGAAATAA